Genomic DNA from Entomoplasma freundtii:
TTTCTCGCATTGCAATATCATCGCCGTGGTAGAGCTTAACTTCTGTGTTCGGGATGGGAACAGGTGTGACCTCTACGCTCTGGACACCAGATAGGTTTTCGAATTATCCTCTGAAAACTGAGTACTAGAAAAATATACATAATTTATAAATGTGCGTTTAGTAAATAGATTTTTACTAAAATTCACTCGAACTATTAGTAATGGTTAGCTCAATGCCTCACGACACTTACACATCCATCCTATCAACCATGTGGTCTACATGGGTTCTTACTTCTTACGAATGGGAAAATTCATCTTAAAGGAGGCTTCTCGCTTAGATGCCTTCAGCGATTATCCTTTCCGCATATAGCTACCCAGCTGTGCCGTTGGCACGACAACTGGAGCACCAGGGATGCGTCCAACTCGGTCCTCTCGTACTAGAGTCAGCTCTCTTCAATTTTCCTACGCCCACAACAGATAGGGACCAAACTGTCTCACGACGTTCTGAACCCAGCTCGCGTACCGCTTTAATGGGCGAACAGCCCAACCCTTGGAACCGACTACAGCTCCAGGATGCGATGAGCCGACATCGAGGTGCCAAACCTCCCCGTCGATGTGAACTCTTGGGGGAGATAAGCCTGTTATCCCCGGGGTAACTTTTATCCGTTGAGCGACGGCCCTTCCACTCGGGACCGCCGGATCACTAAGCCCTTCTTTCGAATCTGTTCGACTTGTAAGTCTCACAGTTAAGCATTCTTCTACCTTTGCGCTCTACATATGATTTCCAACCATATTGAGAATACCTTTGGGCGCCTCCGTTACATTTTAGGAGGCGACCGCCCCAGTCAAACTACCCACCAGACACTGTCCTTGATCCAGCTAATGGATCGAAGTTAGAAATTCAAAGTAACGAGGGTGGTATTCCAAGGTTGACTCCATAGAACCTAGCGGCTCTATATCAACGTCTCCCACCTATCCTCTACACGTTACACCAAATCTCAATATCAAGTTATAGTAAAGCTCCACGGGGTCTTTCCGTCTAGTTGCGGGTAACCAGCATCTTCACTGGTACTAAAATTTCACCGAGTCTGCAGCCGAGACAGCGAAGGGATCATTACACCTTTCGTGCGGGTCAGAACTTACCTGACAAGGAATTTCGCTACCTTAGGACCGTTATAGTTACGGCCGCCGTTCACCGGGGCTTCAATTCAAAGCTTCACTTACGTTAACTTCTCCTCTTAACCTTCCGGCACTGGGCAGGTGTCACCCCCTATACGTCGTCTTACGACTTAGCAGAGAGCTGTGTTTTTGTTAAACAGTTGCCCCTCCCTCTTCACTGCGGCTCAACATAGTTGAGCACTCCTTCTTCCGAAGTTACGGAGTCATTTTGCAGAGTTCCTTAGCTACAGTTTTCTCGCTTGCCTTAGGATTTTCTCCTTGATCACGTGTGTTCGTTCTAGGTACAGGTAATTAGTTATTAAAGTTAGAAGCTTTTCTTGGAAGCGTGGAGTCATAGACTTCGTTACTAGGCGAACCGTTCACTCCCCATCACACTTCAATGTTATGCCTTGCGGATTTGCCAACAAGACCATCTTTGTGCTTAGCCCAGAATCCATTAACTGGGATCCACTATCCTTCTCCGTCACTCCATCACTAACTAATCAGTACAGGAATATCAACCTGTTGTCCATCGACTACGCCTTTCGGCCTCGCCTTAGGTCCTGACTAACCCTGGGTGGACGAACCTTGCCCAGGAAACCTTGATCAAATAGCATGAGAGATTCTCACTCTCAAACGTTACTCATGCCGGAATAATCACTTCTAAACGCTCCACCAGTCCTCACGGTCTGACTTCATTGCCTTTAGAACGCTCCCCTACCACTGTACTCACGTACAATCCGTAGTTTCGGTAGTATACTTAAGCCCCGGTACATTTTCGGCGCAGAATCACTCGACTAGTGAGCTGTTACGCACTCTTTAAATGATGGCTGCTTCTGAGCCAACATCCTAGCTGTCTGTGCAATTCCACATCCTTACACACTTAGTATACATTTAGGGACCTTAACTGACGATCTGGGCTGTTTCCCTCACGAGCATGGACCTTATCACCCATGTTCTGACTGCCGTACAATGGAATCATGGCATTCGGAGTTTAATTTTATTCAGTACCGCTAGGTGCGGCCATCATAAAGTCAGTGCTCTACCTCCATGATTATAAATACGACGCTAGCCTTAAAGCTATATCGGGGAGAACTAGCTATCTCCGGGTTCGATTGGAATTTCACCACTAGCCACAAGTCATCCACGGTCTTTTCAACGAACGTTGGTTCGGTCCTCCATTAGGTTTTACCCTAACTTCAACCTGCTCATGGCTAGATCACCCGGTTTCGTGTCTATTGCTGCATACTATCGCCCTATTAAGGCTCGCTTTCACTCCGGCTCCACATATATCTGCTTAACCTTGCATACAACAATAACTCTCCGGCTCTTTCTACAAAAAGCACGGTGTCACCCCTTAACGGGCTCCACCTTCTTGTAGGCATATGGTTTCAGGAACTGTTTCACTCCCCTCTCGGGGTTCTTTTCACCTTTCCCTCACGGTACTGGTTCACTATCGGTAAAATGGGAGTATTTAGGCTTACCGAGTGGTCTCGGCTAATTCCGACAAAGTTTCACGTGCTTCGCCGTACTCAGGATAACTTTTTCGAGATTGACACATTTCGTATACGGGAGTATCACCCTCTACGCTCAGATTTCCCAATCTGTTCTACTATATGTCAATTTTGTAACTCTAACAAAAGTCCTACAACCCCGCTTCGAAAAGCGGTTTGGCCTCTTCCCCGTTCGCTCGCCGCTACTAGGAGAATCATTATTATTTTCTATTCCTCTTGGTACTAAGATGTTTCAATTCCCAAGGTTCCCGTCATGCTAGCTATGTATTCACTAGTCAGACAATACGAGGTAAATCGTATTGGGTTTCCCCATTCGGACATCACCGGATCTAAGCTCACTTCCAGCTCCCCGATGCTTTTCGCAGGTAGTCACGTCCTTCTTCGGCTCCATTTTCCAAGGCATTCACCATATGCCCTTACTATTTTTTAGAAAAAATCTATTTTGCAATTTATAAATTTTAGTTTTTTTTAGATTTATTTTTGATGTCTAAATAAACAATAAGAAAAATTGTATATTTCATCTAATATTCAGTTTTCAAAGAACAATTCTTTTCAGAGATTGAATTAACAACCTCTGAAAACTAAATAGAACAGAATAGTCAATCTAGATTTCACAAACTAGATATCAGTTTTTACTCCATAGAAAGGAGGTGATCCATCCGCACGTTCCCGTACGGATACCTTGTTACGACTTCACCCCAATCGCTAATCCTACCTTGGGAAGCGCTCCCCTTACGGTTAAGCTACCTACTTCTGGTATTACCAACTCTCATGGTGTGACGGGCGGTGTGTACAAGACCCGAGAACGTATTCACCGCGACATAGCTGATTCGCGATTACTAGTGATTCCGGCTTCATGAAGGCGAGTTGCAGCCTTCAATCCGAACTGAGACCGACTTTTTGAGATTAGCTCCCCATCACTGGATTGCGACTCTTTGTATCGGCCATTGTAGCACGTGTGTAGCCCAGGACATAAGGGGCATGATGATTTGACGTCATCCCCACCTTCCTCTAGCTTACACTAGCAGTCTCGTTAGAGTCCTCAACTTAATGTTAGTAACTAACGACAAGGGTTGCGTTCGTTGCGGGACTTAACCCAACACCTCACGGCACGAACTGACGACAACCATGCACCACCTGTCTCAATGTTAACCTCCACTACATCTCTGTAGCTTTGCACTGGATGTCAAGCCCTGGTAAGGTTCTTCGTGTTGCTTCGAATTAAACCACATGCTCCACCACTTGTGCGGGTCCCCGTCAATTCCTTTAAGTTTCACTCTTGCGAGCATACTACTCAGGCGGAGTATTTAATGCGTTAGCTGCAGCACCGAGGTAAACCCCCGACACTTAATACTCATCGTTTACGGCGTGGACTACTAGGGTATCTAATCCTATTTGCTCCCCACGCTTTCGTGCCTCAGCGTCAATAACAAGCCAGTAAACCGCTTTCGCCACAGGTGTTCTTCCATATATCTACGCATTTCACCGCTACACATGGAATTCCGTTTACCTCTCTTGCATTCTAGTGATGTAGTTTTCAAGGCGAACCGAGGTTGAGCCTCGGACTTTAACCCTGAACTTACAAAACCGCCTACGCACCCTATACGCCCAATAAATCCGGATAACGCTTGCCACCTATGTATTACCGCGGCTGCTGGCACATAGTTAGCCGTGGCTTTCTGGTAAGGTACCGTCAAGTTCGAAAGCATTTCCTCTTCCAAATTTTCTTCCCTTACAACAGAGCTTTACAATCCGAAGACCGTCATCACTCACGCGGCATTGCTTCATCAGACTTTCGTCCATTGTGAAAAATTCCCTACTGCTGCCTCCCGTAGGAGTCTGGGCCGTATCTCAGTCCCAATGTGGCCGATCAACCTCTCAGTTCGGCTACGTATCATTGCCTAGGTGGGCTATTATCTCACCTACTAGCTAATACGCCGCATCCTCATCTTAAAGCGATCCAAACGGATCTTTCAACTTCTTCTGATGCCATAATGAAGTTGTCATGCGGTATTATCCTTCGTTTCCAAAGGTTATCCCCCACTTTAAGGTAGATTGAATACGTGTTACTCACCCGTTCGCCACTGGGGTGCAAGCACCCCCGTTCGACTTGCATGTATTAGGCATGCCGCCAGCGTTTATCCTGAGCCAGGATCAAACTCTCATTTGAAAAAAATGTGATTTTTGATTCTGACTATCCTTTTTAATTGTTGTATATGTATACTTAAATTTATTTAACTCAAAATTAATTGAATTGAACAAGATTTTGTACAATAATTGTTCTATTTAGTTTTCAAAGATCATTACCGTTTTTTGGGGTTTTGGCTGTTTTTTGAGTACTATTAACGAAGTTAATAGTACTTGTTGCCTCAACCGAACGACTAGATTATCTTAACAACTAATTAAGCAAATGTCAAACATTTTTTTAAATTATTTTTTGTTAATTTTATAAAGTCTTAAGTAGTCACTTTTCATAGTGTTGAGAGTTAACTCCTGAAACTTTTCAAGTCGTCGTTATCAAAAACGCAAAATAATCATAACACATACAAATCGATTTACTAGACAAAAAAACGCAAAATTTTTAAATTATTTTTTAACCCAGTAAAACCGGCATTTTTTCGCAAAAAAAATAAAAAAAATTCACTACTGTAGTGAATTTTTGCTTAGAAACAGACTTTGTGAATTTTTTAATAATTAATAACTAAGCCTTTTACACGAGTGACAGACAATAATGTCTCGCGAATCCCTTGAACTCCAAAACCTGAATCCTTAACGCCCAAAAACGGAAATGAATCGGGCCCACGTTGTGATTTGCCATTAATGTTTACAGTCCCTACTTCCAATTCCTTCGCCACAATTAAAGCAGGGGTGATTTCTTGACTAAAAACGGACGCTTGTAAGCCAAATTTAGAGGCATTTGCCACTGCAATCATTTCATCGCGGTTTTTTAAACGGATTATTGGTAAAACAGGACCAAAAGGTTCCTCTCAAGCGAGAGCCATTTTGGGCGTCACATGGTCAACTAAGGTTGGCCAAATCAAGTTTGCGCGGTGTTGACCTCCTACAAGGACCTTGGCCCCGTCAGCCACCGCGTCATCCATTAACTTTAAGACGTAATTAGCAGCTTTCTGATCAATTACGGGGGTGATGGCTGCGTTTTCTTTCGGTGATCCCACTGCCAATTTATCAATTTCTTTAATTAAATGAGGAATGAGACGGTCAGCAATTGGATCAGTAGTTAAAACTCTTTTAATTGCCGTGCATCTTTGGCCAGAATAACCGTAAGCTCCTGCCACAATTTGTTTGGCATACTTGTCTAATTGTAAATCATCAAGTACTAAGGCTGGGTCTTTGCCCCCTAATTCTAAAACGACATCCTTAGTGATAGCGGTTTCTAACAAATTAATGCCGACATCGACACTACCAGTAAAGGAAATAAAGTTAATCTCTTGGTTTTTTACTAGAATATCACCAATTTCTCGGCCTCGGCCAGTCACTACGTTAAAAATACCTGCCGGTAATTGGGCTGATAAAGCCAATTCTCCCAATTTGGTTCCGACAAGACTACCGGCTGTTGCTGGTTTAAAGACCAGAGTATTGCCCATTACTAAAGCAGGCATAATTTTAGAAATGGCTAAATTAAGTGGGTAGTTGAAAGGAGAAATGGCTAAACCAACCCCTTTGGCAACTCGTTCAAAAATTCCTAACTTATTGCTAATACCAAATTCTTCACCAGTAAAGGCACTTGGTTGTAATCGTTTTGCTTCTTCAAAAGTATAGTCGATGTATTCAACTGTCCGACGCACTTCGTTTAAAGCTTCCTTATAACCCTTGGCAATTTCTTTCATCATAATTGTGGCTAACTCAGTTTCGTGCTCTGCAATTAAGTTACGTCATTTTTTAAGGATTTCAATTCGTTTTAATAAAGTCACGGCTTCTCAGTTCTTTTGGGCCCTGCGGGCAGCTGCATAAGCTTCATTAATTTCTAAAGTACTTAAAGCCGGAACTGTGCCGATGACACTAAAACCATCTGGGTTGATAATTTCTACCACTTGCTTGGAGGTAACTTTTTTGCCGTCAATTAAATCTCAATGTTCATAAAGTTCATTAGTATGGCTTTGAGAATGATTATCTAAATCATCTAAGTTTAAATTATTTTCGGTTTTTTTTGTCATTATTAGGGATTTTCCTTTCTTATCTAAAGTTTTTAAGCTTTGATAGTTTCATTTATTGTTTAGTTTCTATTGAAAGGCCACTACACAATTAGCCTTTTTGATTAATTTCGTACATGAGAATGGAACCAGCAACACCAACATTTAACGATTCTACCTCTGGAGCCATTGGAATTAACACATTTGTCGTAAGTCACTCCAGGCTTTTGGGGCTCAAACCATGACCTTCATTTCCCAAAATAAGGGCGCAAGGACTCATGATGGTGGTAAGGTTTGGTAAAGCTTGGTAAGGTTGATGTAAATTAGTCCCGATAATTGGCAAGCCCGTTTTTTTTCAAGCTGGTAGATACGTTTCTAGCGGGGCTTGTTTCAAGTGAAGTTTAAATAAAAGACCCTGCGTTGACCGAATGACCTTTTCATTATAAAAATTAACTGAATGAGGACTAATTAAGACGTTAGGAAAGCCAAAAGCTGCAGCACTTCGCAATAAAGTTCCTAAATTACCAGGGTCTTGCACATCATCTAAAACAAGAATTCTTCCCGGAATAGGTCAAACTTGATTATCTTCGCTAGTCATGGTGGCGATGCCATAAACTCCTGTTGGTTTTTTTGTATCACTAAGCTTTGCTGCTACTATTTCTGAAAGCGCAAAAGTGGGACCAGGAAAACTTTGTAAACTACTTGGTAAACTTGGCAATTGTGTTTCCAAAACATAAAGACTGACTAATTTTCCATTGAGTAACGCTTCTTCACAAAGGTGGTCACCTTCAATGAAAAAATTTTGACTTGGGTTCTTCTTTAAGAATAAAAGATCTTTGATTTTTTGGTTTTTAACTGAGGTGATTTTTTCCATTTTTTAACTCCCCAAAATAAACGTTAATAATTGTTCGCTTGACGTGCAAAATTAATGGCATTTTTTTGCCGGTAAGCTTCTAAAATTTCTGCTTCTGTATACTCACAAATGGCACCAATTTCTAAATAATTCGCAAATAATTTGGAAAAATCTCCATTTGAGTGCGAACTAGAGAAATCTGTAAGGTGGCCAAGCAATTGTAAATAAGTTTCACCCAAGGGAAAATCAGTTGCTTTCTTGGCTTTTGTTGATGTTGGCAAATTATTAGTCTTCTGAGCAAAATTCTTGAAGTCAAAGTTAACACTATTCCCTAAACTTAGCAAAAAATGAAGTCCATCAACATATTCATCCAGCTGACGATCCTTCGGAGCAGCTCCTTTCCGGGACCAATATTTAAAGCTACGTTCCTCATTAGCGAATTCACCAAGTTCGACAAAAAAAGCAATTAAGCGTTTTTGGAAAATAGTAGCATCAGACTTTAAATTATGTTTTGTCAAAATGTTTTGATCAAGTTTTTCTTGTTGTTGACTTAAATAAGTTAATGAATTTGTACTTAACATCGCTTTAGGGATTCCTTTACTAATTTATTTTGATTTTTTATTTCTCTCCTAATTATGGCATTAGAGTAATTGTTATCATACCAATTTTAAAAATCAAAAATAAAAAATGACCCAAAGGGTCATGATAACTTGGTTTTTATGGCGAATTAAGAAGACTTTTTTACTGATAATAAATTCTTAATTTAATCAGGGATTATTGTCTAATGAAACAAGTCCACGATTGAAGGCCACATTGTAATCGCATTCTATTTTTTTAAGCGTTTTAATGATAATTTTAATTGTTGTTTGTCTTCGTTGACATCAATGACTAATGCATCAATTTCATCACCCGAATTAACATAATCATGGATATTTCTTACAAATTCTTCAGCAATTTCACTAATGTGAATTAAGCCTTTGTAAGTTTTCTCATTATACTGAATGGTACAAAAAGCACCGTATCCCACAATATCAGTGATTTTAGCTTTTACAATTTGGTTTTCCATTTGAAATAATCCCCCGTTTCCTACATGTAATATTATAAGAAAAAATCAGAAAAAAATTATTTCACGGCACGAAAAAAAATAAAAAAATTTTCTAAAGCCTTTATCCATCGTAGTTCAAATAAAATTGCCCTCCAAAAAGAGGGCAATTTTTAATTAACTTTCTAGGCCTGGTTTTCCTAATAATTTGAACATATTTTTTTTATAAACTTCCACCCCTGGTTGGTTAAACGGATTGACTGCTAAGAGATAGCCACTCATAGCCACCGCTAGTTCAAAGAAGTAAACTAAATAACCAAAATTTTGGGCTGACATGTCGCCGTCAATATCTAAAACAATGTTCGGAATTTCACCACATTGACTATGCGCTTGTAAAACACCTTCTAAAGCCACTTTGTTCACTTCATCAAGAGTTTTACCATCAAGGTAATTTAGTTGGTCAAAGTTGTCAGGGTCTTTCGTAATTTTGACATCTAAAGTAGGTCGGGAGAAATTAAGAATTGTTTCAAAGAGTAATCCTTTTTGTCCTTCTTGGACTCATTGCCCTAAAGAATGCAAATCGGTTGAAAAAATCATTGATGTTGGTAATAATCCTTGACCTTCTTTTCCCTCTGACTCCCCAAATAATTGCTTTCACCATTCATTGAAATATTGCATTTGCAAATCGTAGGAAACTAAAGTTTCTACCTTGTAATTAAGTTTGCTATTTAATAGGTAACGAGCCACTGCATATTTATAGGCCGGATTATCAAGATTTGCCTCAGTTAATTCATACATGGCTTTTTGGGCCCCAAAGAAAATTTCGTCAGTGTTAACTCCTAAAACCATTAATGGATAAATTCCCACAGGTGTTAGAACTGAAAAACGCCCTCCAATATCATCAGGAATAGTGAAGGTTTGGTAACCTTTTTGGTCAGCCAAGACTTTTAAGGCACCGCGTTCTTTATCAGTAACGGCAACAATTAACTCTTTTGCTCGTTCTCCTTCTTGTTCTCAAAGTTGTTTTTCAAATAATCTAAAAGCCAAACCAGGTTCTACTGTCGTTCCTGATTTAGAAATGACGCAAATTCCAAAGCGTTTATTTTTTAAGTAGGCTTGCACTTGGGCAACATAAGTTGACGACATCGTATTTCCTACATAGATAGCTTCCACTTTTTGATTGATTGGATAAAGCCCTTTAATCATGTCGGCAGCAGCGCGGGCTCCTAAATAAGATCCTCCAATTCCAATGATGACCAAAACTTCAATTTTGTCTTGCAAACTAGTAGCTGAGG
This window encodes:
- a CDS encoding NADP-dependent glyceraldehyde-3-phosphate dehydrogenase, which encodes MTKKTENNLNLDDLDNHSQSHTNELYEHWDLIDGKKVTSKQVVEIINPDGFSVIGTVPALSTLEINEAYAAARRAQKNWEAVTLLKRIEILKKWRNLIAEHETELATIMMKEIAKGYKEALNEVRRTVEYIDYTFEEAKRLQPSAFTGEEFGISNKLGIFERVAKGVGLAISPFNYPLNLAISKIMPALVMGNTLVFKPATAGSLVGTKLGELALSAQLPAGIFNVVTGRGREIGDILVKNQEINFISFTGSVDVGINLLETAITKDVVLELGGKDPALVLDDLQLDKYAKQIVAGAYGYSGQRCTAIKRVLTTDPIADRLIPHLIKEIDKLAVGSPKENAAITPVIDQKAANYVLKLMDDAVADGAKVLVGGQHRANLIWPTLVDHVTPKMALAWEEPFGPVLPIIRLKNRDEMIAVANASKFGLQASVFSQEITPALIVAKELEVGTVNINGKSQRGPDSFPFLGVKDSGFGVQGIRETLLSVTRVKGLVINY
- a CDS encoding TrmH family RNA methyltransferase, producing the protein MEKITSVKNQKIKDLLFLKKNPSQNFFIEGDHLCEEALLNGKLVSLYVLETQLPSLPSSLQSFPGPTFALSEIVAAKLSDTKKPTGVYGIATMTSEDNQVWPIPGRILVLDDVQDPGNLGTLLRSAAAFGFPNVLISPHSVNFYNEKVIRSTQGLLFKLHLKQAPLETYLPAWKKTGLPIIGTNLHQPYQALPNLTTIMSPCALILGNEGHGLSPKSLEWLTTNVLIPMAPEVESLNVGVAGSILMYEINQKG
- a CDS encoding dUTP diphosphatase — translated: MLSTNSLTYLSQQQEKLDQNILTKHNLKSDATIFQKRLIAFFVELGEFANEERSFKYWSRKGAAPKDRQLDEYVDGLHFLLSLGNSVNFDFKNFAQKTNNLPTSTKAKKATDFPLGETYLQLLGHLTDFSSSHSNGDFSKLFANYLEIGAICEYTEAEILEAYRQKNAINFARQANNY
- a CDS encoding S1 RNA-binding domain-containing protein, coding for MENQIVKAKITDIVGYGAFCTIQYNEKTYKGLIHISEIAEEFVRNIHDYVNSGDEIDALVIDVNEDKQQLKLSLKRLKK
- a CDS encoding glucose-6-phosphate isomerase, encoding MISVNVMNTPLIASDLESEDLKNKVVEVNKMIRERTGLGNDFLGWVNWPATYDREEYIKMQASATSLQDKIEVLVIIGIGGSYLGARAAADMIKGLYPINQKVEAIYVGNTMSSTYVAQVQAYLKNKRFGICVISKSGTTVEPGLAFRLFEKQLWEQEGERAKELIVAVTDKERGALKVLADQKGYQTFTIPDDIGGRFSVLTPVGIYPLMVLGVNTDEIFFGAQKAMYELTEANLDNPAYKYAVARYLLNSKLNYKVETLVSYDLQMQYFNEWWKQLFGESEGKEGQGLLPTSMIFSTDLHSLGQWVQEGQKGLLFETILNFSRPTLDVKITKDPDNFDQLNYLDGKTLDEVNKVALEGVLQAHSQCGEIPNIVLDIDGDMSAQNFGYLVYFFELAVAMSGYLLAVNPFNQPGVEVYKKNMFKLLGKPGLES